One Papaver somniferum cultivar HN1 chromosome 10, ASM357369v1, whole genome shotgun sequence genomic window carries:
- the LOC113315808 gene encoding uncharacterized protein LOC113315808, which produces MIYRHSKFQYIKTYYWNPSPMGYTMFCCDGSSLGNLGAAGFGVVVRDHVCQVLEVLSGGIGTGTNYIAEVYAVVCAAELAVEWGLKNIVLCSDSKSVIGNFSQGNVPWFLHMRWIKATSKISSIIYLHSFREANFSADSELKEVLT; this is translated from the coding sequence ATGATCTACAGACACAGTAAGTTTCAGTATATCAAGACTTATTATTGGAATCCTTCTCCTATGGGATACACTATGTTCTGTTGTGATGGTTCATCCTTGGGTAACCTTGGAGCAGCTGGTTTTGGTGTTGTGGTGAGAGATCATGTATGTCAAGTGCTTGAAGTCTTATCTGGGGGCATTGGCACTGGCACTAACTACATTGCAGAAGTGTATGCAGTAGTGTGTGCAGCAGAATTAGCAGTGGAATGGGGACTGAAAAACATTGTTTTATGTTCTGATTCAAAATCAGTAATTGGGAATTTTTCTCAGGGGAATGttccttggtttcttcacatGAGATGGATAAAAGCAACCAGTAAAATATCATCTATCATATATCTGCACAGCTTCAGGGAAGCAAATTTTTCTGCAGATTCTGAGCTAAAAGAGGTGCTAACTTAG
- the LOC113318824 gene encoding 40S ribosomal protein S3a: MAVGKNKRISKGKKGGKKKTVDPFAKKDWYDIKAPSLFSVRNIGKTLVSKTQGTKIASEGLKHRVFEISLADLQADEDQSYKKFRLRVEDVQGKNVLTNFWGMDFTTDKLRSLVRKWQTLIEAHVDVKTTDNFTLRMFCIGFTKRREKQVKRTCYAQSSQIRQIRRKMVEIMVNQASSCDLKELVAKFIPEMIGKEIEKATSSIYPLQNVFIRKVKILKAPKFDLGKLMEVHGDYSEDVGVKVDRPAEEIVPEAETEVVGA, encoded by the exons ATGGCGGTCGG GAAGAACAAGAGGATTTCAAAGGGAAAGAAGGGAGGAAAGAAGAAGAC TGTTGATCCATTTGCAAAGAAGGATTGGTATGATATCAAAGCACCATCGCTCTTCTCTGTTAGGAATATTGGGAAAACCCTAGTCAGTAAAACTCAGGGAACTAAG ATTGCTTCTGAAGGACTCAAGCACCGAGTGTTTGAGATTTCATTGGCTGATCTTCAAGCCGATGAGGATCAATCATACAAGAAGTTCAGACTTCGAGTTGAggatgttcaaggaaaaaatgTTCTTACAAATTTCTGG GGAATGGATTTTACCACAGACAAGTTGAGATCTCTTGTAAGAAAGTGGCAGACATTGATTGAAGCCCATGTTGATGTCAAGACAACAGACAACTTTACCTTGAGGATGTTCTGTATTGGATTCACCAAGAGGCGAGAGAAACAGGTCAAGAGAACATGTTATGCTCAATCTAGCCAGATCCGACAG ATTCGTCGCAAGATGGTTGAAATCATGGTAAACCAGGCCTCCTCGTGTGATCTTAAAGAGTTGGTGGCAAAATTCATTCCTGAAATGATTGGAAAGGAGATTGAGAAGGCTACATCAAGCATTTATCCATTGCAGAATGTGTTTATTAGGAAGGTCAAGATCTTGAAGGCTCCAAAGTTCGATCTTGGAAAGTTGATGGAG gttcatGGTGACTACTCTGAGGATGTTGGTGTGAAGGTTGATAGGCCTGCTGAGGAAATAGTACCAGAGGCTGAAACTGAAGTTGTTGGAGCTTAG
- the LOC113315809 gene encoding protein tesmin/TSO1-like CXC 2, whose translation MNTPEKTQIGSAPHNFQESPVFNYINSLSPIQPVKSTHISQTITALSFASIQSACTSSYVISRKQPKPLQRRCFYEMSKCESSIVRNEGNRSFEVLDAIEVSQECPAQETIFDTSFENSEFVIELAGTLKYDCGSPISDFTFHDSQMDPMSEMKSPSASLVQSVNISLESFGTEVDDLAGSCQLDEMEEETGCCWENLICDESNLLLFDSFKDIEAHNGEDQNVVDYRETCSLTSLSSELLTDDDSPTPEPIDLKETDGFISNSQGDQNASEKMDDRLRNSSLLACEADSHQQHSMRRRCLLFEMAESDKENFDNRAAVSQTNGKSNTNDMKSVKPKFGNGSTPCMLPGIGLHLNALGASAKDCKIVKREPLASRSQSATMLGSITSYLDHSREEVLLREDLDKKITKSEMCDAKNGVQDAPAAFRISEEFNQGNLKKKKSRVEQDGDSEGCKNCNCKKSKCLKLYCECFAAGIYCTESCSCLECYNIPAHEDTVLATRKQILSRNPLAFAPKVIRNSKSVAEIWEEPSEISARHKKGCNCKKSGCIKRYCECYQGGVGCTIGCKCQGCQNTFGRKDTEAEEKTETCIKEKVDESLSKNKELKDEEQASVHLPCLPPLPFAIHSGIPCVPSNVAQSPTSQTLESDFVPDIMLHFQDERPEVLKGNCLPMAGVKTASPNSKRVRVPQNEFVFQKSRKLVLKSISSQSRNNAQ comes from the exons ATGAATACACCAGAAAAGACACAGATCGGAAGTGCACCGCATAATTTTCAG GAGTCTCCAGTGTTTAATTATATCAACAGTCTTTCGCCTATTCAACCAGTTAAGTCTACGCACATTTCCCAGACAATCACTGCGCTTAGTTTTGCGTCTATACAATCTGCCTGCACATCCTCCTATGTCATTTCCAGAAAGCAGCCAAAACCCTTGCAAAG GCGTTGCTTTTATGAAATGTCAAAGTGCGAGTCTTCTATTGTTCGAAATGAAGGAAACAGAAGTTTTGAGGTTCTAGATGCCATTGAGGTATCGCAAGAATGCCCTGCTCAAGAGACTATTTTTGATACATCTTTTGAGAACTCGGAGTTTGTGATTGAGTTGGCTGGCACCTTAAAGTATGATTGTGGTTCCCCTATCAGTGACTTCACTTTCCATGACAGCCAGATGGATCCTATGTCGGAAATGAAAAGCCCTTCAGCATCACTTGTTCAAAGCGTTAATATTTCCTTGGAGTCGTTTGGAACTGAAGTTGATGATTTGGCTGGTTCATGTCAGCTGGATGAAATGGAGGAAGAAACAGGATGTTGTTGGGAAAATTTAATCTGTGATGAGTCTAATCTGCTACTCTTTGATTCATTCAAAGATATAGAGGCTCATAATGGGGAGGACCAGAATGTGGTGGATTACCGTGAGACTTGTTCTTTAACTTCTCTGTCATCTGAATTACTAACCGATGATGATTCGCCTACTCCAGAACCTATTGATTTG AAGGAAACTGATGGCTTTATTAGTAATTCTCAAGGTGATCAAAATGCAAGTGAGAAAATGGACGACAGACTGAGAAATAGTAGTTTGCTAGCTTGTGAG GCCGACTCTCATCAGCAACACAGCATGCGAAGGCGATGCCTACTTTTTGAGATGGCAGAATCTGATAAAGAGAACTTCGATAATCGTGCAGCTGTATCACAGACTAATGGAAAATCTAATACTAATGATATGAAGTCGGTTAAGCCCAAGTTTGGAAATGGTTCCACACCGTGTATGCTACCTGGTATTGGTCTGCACTTGAATGCTCTTGGAGCTTCTGCAAAGGATTGCAAAATTGTCAAGCGTGAACCTCTTGCTTCTAGAAGTCAATCAGCCACCATGCTGGGTTCTATCACTTCGTATCTGGATCATTCTCGCGAGGAAGTACTTCTTCGCGAAGACTTGGATAAGAAAATTACCAAATCTGAGATGTGTGATGCCAAAAATGGGGTCCAGGATGCTCCTGCTGCGTTTAGAATTAGCGAAGAATTTAACCAGGGGAacctgaagaagaagaaaag TAGAGTGGAACAAGATGGAGATAGTGAAGGTTGCAAGAATTGTAACTGTAAGAAGTCAAAATGCTTAAAACT TTACTGTGAATGTTTTGCTGCTGGAATCTACTGCACAGAGTCCTGCTCATGTTTAGAATGCTATAACATACCTGCGCACGAAGATACTGTTCTGGCAACTCGAAAGCAGATCCTATCTCGTAATCCACTTGCATTTGCTCCAAAAGTGATCAGAAACTCCAAATCTGTTGCCGAAATTTGG GAAGAACCTAGCGAAATATCGGCTCGGCATAAAAAAGGATGCAACTGCAAGAAATCAGGTTGCATCAAGAGATACTGTGAATGCTATCAG GGTGGGGTTGGTTGCACGATCGGCTGTAAGTGTCAAGGGTGTCAAAATACATTTGGCAGAAAAGATA CCGAAGCAGAAGAAAAAACTGAAACCTGTATAAAGGAAAAGGTTGATGAAAGTTTATCTAAAAACAAAGAACTGAAGGATGAAGAGCAAGCTTCAGTTCATCTTCCGTGCCTGCCTCCTCTTCCTTTCGCGATTCACAG TGGGATACCTTGTGTACCTTCCAATGTTGCTCAATCGCCTACTAGTCAAACACTTGAGTCAGATTTTGTACCAGACATTATGTTGCATTTCCAAGACGAAAGGCCCGAGGTTCTGAAAGGCAATTGCTTACCCATGGCTGGAGTGAAGACCGCCTCTCCAAACAGTAAGAGGGTCAGAGTTCCTCAGAATGAGTTTGTGTTTCAAAAAAGCAGAAAATTGGTACTGAAATCTATATCTTCTCAGAGTAGGAATAATGCCCAGTGA